In the genome of Halapricum salinum, one region contains:
- a CDS encoding winged helix-turn-helix transcriptional regulator yields the protein MSSDSSAVSWQRSTTETETPLFVDPSEVFDSVQDVLGRKWHLRIVYQLLEHGTLGFSGLKSEVEGVSSKMLSESLTNLEDGGIVDREIVNDQPVRVEYSLTERGQALDGVVSELVNWGSEHGLEDRDG from the coding sequence ATGAGTTCAGACTCGAGCGCGGTTTCCTGGCAGCGATCGACTACTGAGACCGAGACGCCGCTGTTCGTCGACCCCTCTGAGGTCTTCGACAGCGTCCAGGACGTGCTGGGCCGGAAGTGGCACCTTCGGATCGTCTACCAGTTGCTGGAGCACGGCACCCTCGGGTTCAGCGGGTTGAAGAGCGAGGTCGAGGGGGTCTCCTCGAAGATGCTCTCGGAGAGCCTCACCAATCTGGAAGACGGGGGAATCGTCGATCGCGAGATCGTCAACGATCAGCCCGTTCGCGTCGAGTACTCACTGACTGAACGCGGCCAGGCCTTGGATGGCGTGGTTTCGGAACTGGTCAACTGGGGCAGCGAGCACGGGCTGGAGGACCGAGACGGATGA
- a CDS encoding helix-turn-helix domain-containing protein encodes MTDHAADAAGRSIQPADRDDERRQIDLTDREYAIYRCIDCNNVVLTMQDCDGGMTCHDEPMERVTETGLDVRPPDIRQVLLDAFGLPKPGLDICLCVIGDGPLSPSELADRLDYDTSTVRTYLNELVEFGLLEKSQLNRESGGFVNVYHSIDLEEMREETLVGFYAWAGEAASLIEEANLTKADYRDANTEDGLNEVFWERFQDGRPTE; translated from the coding sequence ATGACTGACCACGCCGCAGACGCCGCCGGTCGCTCGATACAACCGGCGGACCGTGACGACGAGCGCCGCCAGATCGATCTGACCGATCGTGAGTACGCTATCTATCGCTGTATCGACTGCAACAACGTCGTACTCACGATGCAGGACTGCGACGGCGGGATGACATGCCACGACGAACCGATGGAACGAGTCACCGAGACGGGACTCGACGTCAGACCGCCCGACATCCGGCAGGTGTTGCTCGACGCCTTCGGCCTGCCCAAGCCGGGTCTGGACATCTGTCTGTGTGTCATCGGTGACGGTCCGCTCTCACCCAGCGAACTGGCCGACCGGCTCGATTACGATACGAGCACCGTCCGGACCTACCTCAACGAACTCGTCGAGTTCGGCCTGCTGGAAAAGTCACAGCTCAATCGCGAGTCCGGCGGCTTCGTCAACGTCTATCACTCGATCGACCTCGAGGAGATGCGCGAGGAAACGCTCGTGGGATTCTACGCGTGGGCGGGCGAAGCCGCCTCGCTCATCGAGGAGGCCAATCTCACCAAAGCGGACTACCGAGACGCGAACACCGAGGACGGACTGAACGAAGTGTTCTGGGAGCGCTTTCAGGACGGCCGCCCGACCGAGTGA
- a CDS encoding helix-turn-helix domain-containing protein, with protein sequence MSPSPHSVLVTIVERTRETGEAVTAREIALAIDASEAALDEPIDALCACDLLEATARGYRPTVTAHELLALDVDFEDVLVVDVVEE encoded by the coding sequence ATGTCCCCGTCACCCCACAGCGTACTCGTCACGATCGTCGAGCGGACCCGAGAGACTGGCGAGGCGGTGACGGCGCGGGAGATCGCGCTGGCGATCGACGCCTCCGAGGCGGCGCTGGATGAACCGATCGACGCGCTCTGTGCGTGTGACCTCCTCGAAGCGACCGCACGGGGATATCGGCCGACGGTCACTGCCCACGAACTGCTCGCGCTGGACGTCGACTTCGAGGACGTCCTCGTCGTGGACGTCGTCGAGGAGTGA